The DNA window TGTATGATACGAAAGGTAATATTTTCCTGCTTTTTTGTTCATCCAAATAGCTTCCATAAAACGGTCATCGTCGACGTCTAATTTAATTGGTTTTCCATCCAATTCCGTCATGTTATCTTTAAGTTTGGCAGCCATATGGCTTCCATAATACAAATATTTCTGACCGTCATCATCGATGAAAATGGCAGGATCAATGCCTGTTGTTCCCTCAATTTTTGGATTGATTACTTTGAATCTTTTATCTGGCGAATCGCTAACAGCTACGGCAGTATAGGCAATTGTTTTTCGGTTTTTTTCATCGTATCCTCCTTCCTTGAATAATATACGCACAGGAAAGTATAGGTAATATTTTCCTTCATAGTAAACCATATCTGGTGCCCAAAGTGCCCAATCTTCTCCTTTGGGTTCTTCTGTCTTTCCAATAGCATCATAAATATTTAAAACTTCTCCATGATCGGTCCAGTTGACCATATCTTTTGATGAAAAAGTGTGATAGCAATGCATGGTCGAATAGCCTCCACCGTCTTCATGATCTACAGAGGTGACCATCCACACACGGCCATCAGGCATAACGTGAGGCGAGGCATCAGCGGTGTACATATGCTTAATTACGGGGTTGCCATAAGGATAGGGCTTAGTATTTAAATTTTTCTTTTGTGCAAAGCTTGCCATCGAAATTAAAAGACAAATGCTTACAGTTTTAAATTTTAGTAGCGTTTTTGTTCTTGGTAGGTGTATCATTTATGATTTGAGTTTAGTTTATTTTTTTTGGAGAACCTGCAAAAAAGTTGGGTTCAGTAATTTTTATAGTTTCATTATTATCCGATTTAAATACTAAAACGATGGTATGCACTCCATTGGCTTCTCTTAAAAAAGTTTCTGCGATTCCATTATTCGTTTTTAGACTATTTTCATTTAAAAGGATTGTTCCCAAGAGTGTTCCGTTGCTACCGTCTTTTCGTATTTCAATTTTACCTTTTGTAACTGATTGTAGCACTTTCACTCCAAAATAATAATATCCTGTTCCTAAATTTATGTTTTTAAATGAAATCGAACTACTGTTTTGTGCCGTAATTGTATTGTTTTTAATTTTAATTTCTTGCAGCTCGAATGCTTTTTTAGGGTTTAATGCGATACTAAAATCTTGATTGATAGTTACTTTTTTTACCCCTTCGATCGTTTGACGTACAGGAATAATTGAACCCTCATGTGTATAATTCAAAGAATCAACACAAACAGATCGTTGTGTCCAGGTTCCTGGACCTTTAAATTCGTCTTGACGCCAGGAGGACAGCGCCGAAGTATGATAAAATAAGTACTCCTGACCGTGGTATTCTACGATTCCCCCGTGATTGGATTGCATTAAACGCCATGGAACATAGTTTTTGTCTTCCAATAATGGTGCGTTTTTAACATTAATTCCAAGCTCATAATTCATAGTTCCTTGATAGGTTAGGGGGCCTTTTGGAGAAATTCCTACGCTATAATCAAGGTTTGATTTTTCGCGATTTGGATCCTCTGGATTGTCTTTGGATACTTTATTATTGTATTTGGTATGGTAATTAAAATAGTATTTTCCATTGCGTTTGTGCATCCAAGCAGCTTCCATAAAGTTTTTGGCACCAATATCAAGTTTAAATGAATTGCCCTCTAATTCGCGCATATTTTCTTTCAGAATTCCCATATTCAATTGGTTCCAATACAAATAGGCGACGCCATCATCATCTACAAAAACCGATGGGTCAAGTGCACTATTTGCTCCTTCGATTCGAGGATTTGTGACTTTAAAACGCTTCTGCATACTATTGCTTTCGGCAACTACACAATAACGATCTATTTCTCCATTGGCTTTTAGATTTCGCATCGGGAAATATAGATAATAAGTTCCGTTTCGATACGTAAAATCAGGAGCCCAAATCGCCCAGTCTTCTCCGGGAGTTTCATTGAGATCTTTTAAACCGATGATCTCTCCGTGATCAACCCAAGTAACCATATCTGCTGTAGAAAAAGCGTGAACCGAATGCATGGTGGCATAACCTCCACCATCTTCTGCATCTACTGAAGTGACCATCCAAACACGCCCATCAGGCATAAGATGAGGTGAAGCATCAGCAGTATACATATTTTTAATTACTGGATTTCCATAAGGATATGGAGCTGTATTTGAGTTTTTTTTAATTTGGGAATACGATATGCTCGTGCTTATGGAAAATAGTGAGATTAAAATTAGAAGTCTCATAAGGTATTAGAGGGAATTAATAATTGTTGTTATTTCATTTAAATTTATAGTCTTATCTGTTGGGTATTTATAATCCATAAGCCACCAGTCTTCGGTGAAACTTACTGTTTTTCCAGGCTGAATCGATTCTAAAGGGCCAATGGGTTCTATTTCACATTTCTCCTCTTTGAAATACCAAATAGATACTTGATTGCTTAATACATCTCCATAGGTGTTAGGTTCATTTGCTTTGAATTTTTTTATAAATAACAAATCATCTTTTGAGTTGTAAGCCAACCAGCCAGCATTACTATCCATTACAAATTTGGGTTGACTAGGCGTACCTAACATTTCTAAAATACCATCACGTACTCTTAAGTTCTCTTCTTGCGGCGGATTATAATCAATTAAAGTAGTATTGCGTTGATACATTGCGTATCCTTTTGGTAAACGACTTTTAGGGTTTAATGGTACCAGACAAATTCCACCTCCTTTAGCAAATGTTCTGCTCCAATGCGCAT is part of the Flavobacterium nackdongense genome and encodes:
- a CDS encoding family 43 glycosylhydrolase codes for the protein MIHLPRTKTLLKFKTVSICLLISMASFAQKKNLNTKPYPYGNPVIKHMYTADASPHVMPDGRVWMVTSVDHEDGGGYSTMHCYHTFSSKDMVNWTDHGEVLNIYDAIGKTEEPKGEDWALWAPDMVYYEGKYYLYFPVRILFKEGGYDEKNRKTIAYTAVAVSDSPDKRFKVINPKIEGTTGIDPAIFIDDDGQKYLYYGSHMAAKLKDNMTELDGKPIKLDVDDDRFMEAIWMNKKAGKYYLSYHTEYDKPIDPEKPDDLFRKKSRLDYGVSDNPLGPFEYKGILNYELGVNVSEGPKYPGKNYVPWRLYQSNHGGIVEYHGQEYLFYHTSALSSWRQDEFKNAGTWTQRSVCIDKIVYDESGQIRPVQQTLTGVPAVVINQPFEINLDIKSNLIKNNILEFKDINLGSGYYYAGMNLKGIKTPTKCAIHLDRPDGELIGTFIIKKDGISETLLRNANRTHTVFFVFENQFDANSKIVSAKIFAGSPK
- a CDS encoding family 43 glycosylhydrolase; its protein translation is MRLLILISLFSISTSISYSQIKKNSNTAPYPYGNPVIKNMYTADASPHLMPDGRVWMVTSVDAEDGGGYATMHSVHAFSTADMVTWVDHGEIIGLKDLNETPGEDWAIWAPDFTYRNGTYYLYFPMRNLKANGEIDRYCVVAESNSMQKRFKVTNPRIEGANSALDPSVFVDDDGVAYLYWNQLNMGILKENMRELEGNSFKLDIGAKNFMEAAWMHKRNGKYYFNYHTKYNNKVSKDNPEDPNREKSNLDYSVGISPKGPLTYQGTMNYELGINVKNAPLLEDKNYVPWRLMQSNHGGIVEYHGQEYLFYHTSALSSWRQDEFKGPGTWTQRSVCVDSLNYTHEGSIIPVRQTIEGVKKVTINQDFSIALNPKKAFELQEIKIKNNTITAQNSSSISFKNINLGTGYYYFGVKVLQSVTKGKIEIRKDGSNGTLLGTILLNENSLKTNNGIAETFLREANGVHTIVLVFKSDNNETIKITEPNFFAGSPKKIN